A region from the Falco cherrug isolate bFalChe1 chromosome 17, bFalChe1.pri, whole genome shotgun sequence genome encodes:
- the CLMP gene encoding CXADR-like membrane protein, translated as MSAFSILFLASCSVWLSKAQTEFKRVAEENVTLPCHHRLGLLEQGSLDIEWLLHISETVQKAVITYSGGRVYDDLNEEQKGRVSFTSNFLAGDASLQIISLQSSDAGKYICKVKNAGQYEWARITLKVVEKPSKPKCWLEGELLEGKELSLQCRSASGTAPISYRWQRINEEDERAEHLPPTSRVNISNPGQVLLKNLTQMSTGLYQCIATNEAGQESCVVQVTVQHAQNIGMIAGAVCGVVVGLSLLLLVVRLTIRRKEKKRYEEEEAPNEIREDAEAPKAHLVKPSSSSSGSRSSRSGSSSTRSTANSASRSQRTLSTEATPHLTPPQYNQREMEGKEMEPKKVDYTNLMKMGATLVMVPAQSRAFQTV; from the exons cttcctgttCTGTTTGGCTGTCCAAAGCTCAGACTGAATTTAAGAGAGTGGCTGAAGAAAACGTGACTTTGCCCTGTCACCACCGCCTGGGcctcctggagcagggcagcctgGATATTGAGTGGCTGCTGCACATTTCTGAAACGGTGCAAAAAGCG GTGATCACTTACTCTGGAGGCCGTGTTTATGATGACCTGAACGAGGAACAGAAAGGGCGTGTTTCCTTCACATCCAACTTCCTTGCTGGAGATGCATCCTTACAAATCATATCCCTGCAGTCCAGCGATGCGGGGAAGTACATATGTAAAGTTAAAAATGCTGGGCAGTACGAATGGGCTCGCATCACCCTGAAGGTTGTAG AAAAACCTTCCAAGCCCAAATGCTGGCTAGAAGGGGAGCTGTTGGAAGGAAAGGAACTGTCCCTGCAGTGCCGTTCTGCCTCTGGCACTGCACCCATCTCCTACCGATGGCAGCGCATAAACGAGGAGGACGAGAGAGCTGAACATCTCCCGCCTACGTCAAGAGTCA acATTTCTAATCCTGGGCAAGTCCTGCTGAAGAATCTTACGCAGATGAGCACAGGGTTATACCAATGCATTGCCACCAACGAGGCTGGACAAGAAAGTTGTGTTGTCCAGGTGACAGTGCAGC ACGCACAGAACATCGGCATGATCGCTGGAGCGGTGTGTGGTGTGGTAGTGGGactctccctccttctcctggtGGTGAGGCTGACAataaggaggaaagaaaagaagagatatgaggaagaggaggcaccAAATGAAATCAG AGAAGATGCGGAGGCACCCAAGGCCCATCTCGTCAAGCCCAGTTCCTCTTCGTCTGGTTCCAGGAGCTCACGCTCAGGTTCCTCCTCAACCAGGTCGACAGCCAACAGTGCCTCTCGCAGCCAACGGACTTTGTCAACGGAAGCTACTCCCCACCTAACCCCTCCCCAGTACAACCAGAGGgagatggaaggaaaagaaatggagcCAAAGAAAGTCGACTACACTAACCTGATGAAAATGGGAGCCACGCTGGTCATGGTGCCTGCCCAGAGCCGAGCGTTCCAGACCGTGTGA